A genomic region of Papaver somniferum cultivar HN1 chromosome 7, ASM357369v1, whole genome shotgun sequence contains the following coding sequences:
- the LOC113299703 gene encoding probable 2-oxoglutarate-dependent dioxygenase AOP1, whose protein sequence is MVSKTLNNKLPVIDFAGDDNFNPGTDYWLSVRAKVCQALEEYGCFEAVYGNKVSLELHNEMFEAIKELFDLPLETKILNTSPKPYYGYAAEASVRPLLEGMGIDDAPILEQVSSFTNLMWPEGNPSFCETVHSFTTRVTELEQTVTRMVFENYGVEKYYDSHIESMNYLLRVMKYRKCEASESNLGATPHTDKSYITVLHQNQVHGLEVQTKSGDWIKVTPTAGSFIVMTGDAFLAWSNGRLQCPIHRVVMEGDCTRYSVGLFAFSHALVEVPKELVDEEHPLKFKPFSQIGLTNFMMTEEGQKAESTVKAYCGI, encoded by the exons ATGGTATCTAAAACACTCAACAATAAGCTTCCGGTTATAGACTTTGCTGGGGACGATAATTTCAACCCAGGAACAGATTATTGGTTGTCAGTTCGAGCTAAAGTCTGTCAGGCACTCGAAGAATATGGTTGTTTCGAAGCTGTGTACGGCAATAAGGTGTCACTAGAGCTTCATAATGAGATGTTTGAGGCAATCAAGGAGTTATTCGACCTACCATTAGAAACCAAGATTCTAAATACTTCACCAAAACCCTACTACGGTTATGCTGCTGAAGCTTCAGTTAGACCTCTTCTTGAAGGTATGGGTATTGACGACGCGCCCATTCTGGAACAagtttctagcttcactaatctCATGTGGCCAGAGGGAAATCCCAGCTTCTG TGAAACTGTGCATTCCTTCACAACGAGAGTGACGGAGTTGGAACAAACCGTGACTAGAATGGTTTTTGAGAATTATGGAGTGGAGAAGTACTACGACTCACATATTGAATCGATGAATTATCTCCTTCGAGTTATGAAATATCGTAAATGCGAAGCGAGTGAGAGTAACTTGGGTGCTACTCCTCATACAGATAAAAGCTATATTACTGTACTTCATCAAAACCAAGTCCATGGATTAGAGGTACAGACAAAGAGTGGTGACTGGATAAAGGTTACACCGACGGCCGGTTCCTTTATAGTCATGACAGGAGATGCATTCCTG GCGTGGAGCAATGGCAGGTTGCAGTGCCCTATTCATCGAGTTGTCATGGAAGGAGACTGTACAAGGTACTCGGTCGGATTATTTGCATTTAGCCATGCATTAGTAGAGGTTCCAAAGGAGCTGGTTGATGAAGAACACCCACTAAAGTTTAAGCCATTTTCTCAAATCGGATTAACTAACTTTATGATGACAGAAGAAGGTCAAAAGGCTGAGTCTACTGTAAAAGCGTACTGTGGTATATGA